A genomic window from Polaribacter gangjinensis includes:
- a CDS encoding tyrosine-type recombinase/integrase, whose product MKNLPTIVLEQAVYKKNPRLLIRFPYDSLLIQHVRQIDGATWSKTLRVWHVADTKENLASIIAIFKDVATVDISKIGTNEVFRRNLTEAQRTLLNNFYLYLKGKRYSESTIQTYTFFVADFVNFHTETALEELTNRSVEVFIEKVFIPRKYSISSQRQFISALKVFTVFYPHTKINDLQLERPKKSRILPNVLSQEEVLRIVQVTKNLKHRAIIVLLYSSGLRIGEITSLQLKNIDVERRQVKVVSGKGRKDRFVVLASSFLPLLMNYLTTYVPKVYFIEGPEGERYSESSIRKFLEKSVALAKISKKVTPHTLRHSYATHLLENGVGLRHIQELLGHAKPETTMIYTHVAKKDLLEIKSPLDTILLTLSRNTKDEQNFLLSGNNPI is encoded by the coding sequence TTGAAAAATCTACCCACTATTGTTTTAGAGCAAGCGGTTTATAAGAAAAATCCGAGGCTTTTGATTCGTTTTCCTTACGATTCTTTACTGATTCAACATGTTCGGCAAATTGATGGAGCTACTTGGAGCAAAACCTTGCGTGTATGGCATGTAGCTGATACGAAAGAGAATTTGGCTTCGATTATTGCTATTTTTAAGGATGTTGCTACTGTAGATATATCAAAAATTGGCACTAATGAGGTTTTTAGGCGCAATTTAACAGAGGCTCAACGAACGTTATTGAATAATTTTTACTTGTATTTGAAAGGCAAAAGGTATAGTGAAAGTACGATACAGACGTATACTTTTTTTGTGGCAGATTTTGTGAATTTTCATACAGAAACAGCTTTAGAAGAACTTACCAATAGATCTGTAGAAGTTTTTATTGAAAAGGTTTTTATCCCCAGAAAGTATTCTATTAGTTCGCAAAGACAGTTTATTAGTGCATTGAAGGTTTTTACTGTTTTTTATCCTCATACAAAAATCAATGATTTGCAATTAGAGCGTCCTAAAAAATCGAGAATATTGCCCAATGTATTGTCTCAAGAAGAAGTTTTACGGATTGTACAGGTTACAAAAAATTTAAAGCATCGCGCAATTATTGTATTGTTGTATTCGTCTGGATTGCGCATTGGGGAAATTACCAGTTTGCAATTAAAAAATATTGATGTTGAGCGTAGGCAAGTAAAAGTAGTGAGTGGCAAAGGGAGAAAAGACAGGTTTGTTGTATTGGCAAGTTCGTTTTTACCTTTATTAATGAATTATTTAACGACCTATGTACCAAAAGTTTATTTTATTGAAGGACCTGAGGGAGAGCGATATTCTGAAAGTAGTATTCGTAAATTTTTAGAGAAAAGTGTTGCTTTGGCAAAGATTTCGAAAAAAGTAACGCCACATACATTGCGTCATAGTTATGCTACTCATTTATTGGAGAATGGTGTTGGTTTGCGACATATACAAGAGTTGTTAGGGCATGCTAAACCAGAGACTACCATGATTTATACTCATGTTGCAAAAAAAGATTTATTAGAAATTAAGAGTCCGTTAGATACAATTTTATTAACTTTAAGCCGAAATACAAAAGATGAACAAAACTTCCTATTATCCGGAAATAATCCGATATAA
- a CDS encoding PorP/SprF family type IX secretion system membrane protein, translating to MKKIIIVFLFTVGVTNAQDVIFSQNFLVPETLSSSFTGATKSSKVGTLHRSQWRNYGLKINSNYVYFDTWFEGYRSGLGFSFINHEESGSNYNFNKINLNYSVAFQISDSWFFRPSISAGFGMKSYGFQNILLEDQINANSNIINTSSIDPVLLQNRRSFFDFSSSILFNNDDSWIGITLRHLNKPNISLTANGNVPLDVFLSIHTKYYLPILENNPTWFTNKSKIYFLSNFMMQGSTNRLDIGMQYIFDDQFSFGIVAATNPMKNVDENPFISSISSFVGIKWQGFRFGYSYDFNTSKIINTGGIHEFSVGYDFEVNIRLLDRYKCVSYF from the coding sequence ATGAAAAAAATTATTATAGTCTTTTTATTTACTGTAGGTGTTACAAATGCGCAAGATGTTATTTTTTCACAAAATTTTCTTGTACCAGAAACCTTGAGCTCTTCATTTACAGGCGCAACAAAATCATCTAAAGTAGGAACATTACATAGATCGCAATGGCGCAATTATGGATTGAAAATCAACTCAAATTATGTATATTTTGATACGTGGTTCGAAGGTTATAGGTCTGGGTTAGGTTTTTCTTTTATCAATCATGAAGAAAGTGGATCAAATTATAATTTCAATAAAATAAATTTGAACTATTCCGTGGCATTTCAAATTAGCGATTCGTGGTTTTTTAGACCTAGCATTTCTGCAGGTTTCGGAATGAAAAGTTATGGATTTCAAAATATTCTTTTAGAGGATCAAATTAACGCAAATAGTAACATCATCAACACATCAAGTATTGATCCTGTTTTGCTTCAAAACCGAAGAAGTTTTTTTGATTTTAGTTCCTCTATTCTATTCAATAATGATGATTCTTGGATTGGTATTACTTTAAGACACCTTAACAAACCAAATATTTCATTAACTGCTAATGGTAATGTTCCTTTGGATGTTTTTTTATCAATACACACCAAATATTATTTACCTATTTTAGAAAATAACCCAACTTGGTTTACCAATAAAAGTAAGATTTATTTTTTATCTAATTTTATGATGCAAGGCTCAACAAATAGATTGGATATTGGTATGCAATATATTTTTGATGACCAGTTTTCATTTGGTATTGTTGCAGCAACTAATCCAATGAAAAATGTTGATGAAAATCCATTTATTTCATCTATTAGTAGTTTTGTTGGAATCAAATGGCAAGGTTTTCGATTTGGTTATTCGTATGATTTTAATACTTCTAAAATTATCAATACTGGGGGTATTCATGAGTTTTCTGTTGGATATGATTTTGAAGTTAATATAAGACTACTAGATCGTTATAAATGTGTTTCTTATTTTTAA
- a CDS encoding PKD domain-containing protein has translation MKFKKKLRKVITKKTQILTFLAVSVILLNAYGIVRLTTLLNHFYSLSATIKAEKSEVCINESTLITFEAIDGIPPYTFTYQINGGAETDILTIGEAKTVSLNFDAKNTAGVFVYKLIKITDNSGDAPVVLDEQTTINVNAPPDATFTITNDNSCSGETVEFNSNVLESDTLSYLWDFGDGKTSTLKNPTTIYNDLLGCGTRNFTVKLTVTDANGCINTTSQVVRVLERPDIKFRDELTRSDIFSNCDNASASSSTYEISVENISTSSCLDSFFIDWGDGNTTISASFPAKHTYLNIGVYKLKIKGLGSNGCENEVTYEVKNVSNPAGGLASPGNTSNLCLVNSELTFPITNYELNSFDTTYTIDFGDGTPKETYTQDEIQNNNKITHKYLKGSCNEVNGEFIATLAVQNACDTTTFTVDNIVILESSKAEFSSIEKTCVNTNIIFQNNSILGEESGCIKNADVTWNFGDGTIKKFFSVNTINNIQHLYTVPGTYDVTLSINTKCGISSFTKEICIEPEITPSFDVNALEGCIPFQLNTTNTTDLSQLCSAPTYDWTISYQAANCETASDWEFIDSSDKTSENPKFLFKKAGIYTITRKISTECGDKFTSKVITVKKPPITTINPISDFCENSKINPTAVIENCTQNPDGVIYKWTFPGGIPASSTSLNPGEIVFNTPGIYTISLEVTNECGVSNTATQTFEVFETPTINNTDLIQEICSGENTNEIIFNSNNPETVYSWVAITNGNIVGFIPNGNTNSIPSQTLINDDNGNNKETITYRVTPTLNSCVGDPVDFVITVYPNPIISKQPQSSEVCLNGIATTLEIDYTRRAGTPAYQWFVNTTNVASGGTSIDGATASSYDPPTDTVGTNYYYVEISFTSGGCDKIVSDVATVTVTPQLTIDSVATNQSICVGGTAAEFEVTFTGGTGTPSYQWFSNTINSNSGGTAIAGATNAKYTPAPFNTDGSFFYYATVSLSGNGCTSANSNVYQVNVIPDAIIDAQPLASQELCQNAIPTDLSVVASGGTASNKTYQWYRNNTNSTIGGTAIVGATNSSYTPSSTTIGTQYYYVIISQSDSGCSVTSSVATVKINEAPIVTTQPQSSEVCLDGDATLLEVVYEKGTGTPAYQWFVNTTNVASGGTSIDGATASSYDPPTDTVGTNYYYVEISFDSGGCDKIVSDVATVTVTPQLTIDSVATNQSICIGGTAAEFEVTFTGGTGTPSYQWFSNTINSNSGGTAIAGATNAKYTPAPFNTDGSFFYYATVSLSGNGCNSANSNVYQVNVIPDPIIDAQPLASQELCQNAIPADLSVVASGGTASNKTYQWYRNNTNSTIGGTAIVGATNSSYTPSSTTIGTQYYYVIISQSDSGCSVTSSVATVKINEAPIVTTQPQSSEVCLDGDATLLEVVYEKGTGTPAYQWFVNTTNVASGGTSIDGATASSYDPPTDTVGTNYYYVEISFDSGGCDKIVSDVATVTVTPQLTIDSVATNQSICIGGTAAEFEVTFTGGTGTPSYQWFSNTINSNSGGTAIAGATNAKYTPAPFNTDGSFFYYATVSLSGNGCNSANSNVYQVNVIPDPIIDAQPLASQELCQNAIPADLSVVASGGTASNKTYQWYRNNTNSTIGGTAIVGATNSSYTPSSTTIGTQYYYVIISQSDSGCSVTSSVATVKINEAPIVTTQPQSSEVCLDGDATLLEVVYEKGTGTPAYQWFVNTTNVASGGTSIDGATASSYDPPTDTVGTNYYYVEISFDSGGCDKIVSDVATVTVTPQLTIDSVATNQSICIGGTAAEFEVTFTGGTGTPSYQWFSNTINSNSGGTAIAGATNAKYTPAPFNTDGSFFYYATVSLSGNGCNSANSNVYQVNVIPDPIIDAQPLASQELCQNAIPADLSVVASGGTASNKTYQWYRNNTNSTIGGTAIVGATNSSYTPSSTTIGTQYYYVIISQSDSGCSVTSSVATVKINEAPIVTTQPQSSEVCLGDNATTLEVAYQNGVGIATHQWFLNSVNSNTGGTAIIGATNTSYIPPTNAIGTIYYYVEINFTDGGCSKIVSDVAAVIVNQIPVIANDSITIYSSETFTYNPSILNGNIVPNNTQYTWIVSSINPAGSIIGSSNAISGQNIISQTLENTGTTPARVTYTISPFTDKCKGSDFTLEVVVNPTITPNEVITNNSCFNSNDASITTNITGGIPFETGKPYLINWTGPNGFLSTDSSIFNLVAGSYTLRIEDKEGYFITRNFTITQPDNLIINTDSTKNISCFQGNDGSIKVTVTGGTTPYTYNWTTLNGSGLVQNTNSQNGLTAGNYTLEVIDKNNCSTTLDFVLTEPDGLEISAQNIENVLCFGEATGSISINVIGGTPFEISTGIFDYQYAWTGPNGFTSFNKNIANLIAGNYLVKVTDQQGCVTNATFSVTEATKIEPIVTKNDVSCYGETDGSIAISVTGGVAPYQIQWSNLANGFSLNNLSAGTYIATITDANNCESKVTIDINQPIFFIDPIVTPISCNGEKDGSIKLNLTGGIAPFTVLWDDDPSAGIERNNLGAGIYRVLIKDSDPKQCPIEQTFIFTEPPALVVSSTVVDATECDVIDSGSIDLIVAGGTAPYFYKWSNGQTTANVSNLAAGNYAVEITDSNGCKTTRQFSIFRQEPLQIEFETILLTNCETKIVSQQTKAKVTGGFLPYTYTWSDGTVSTTDNSIMTTSQNGSYTLLITDNQGCTIQKSFAVSVPSIGTPDFQFSAFSQNTYNFLSVEDPIQFTNTSTGNFTKVIWDFGDGKPTSNEENPIYTYDNTGEFTVRLTVEYEAGCTYFIERILKITLGYTLINPNAFTPNGDGFNETIRPSFLGFSSIEMSIFDIWGTLVYTEKGTTTLNGWDGNVKGKPAENGNYVMIVKGTTFYGKEISANTSITLIK, from the coding sequence ATGAAGTTTAAAAAGAAACTCAGAAAAGTTATCACAAAAAAAACACAAATTTTAACTTTTCTAGCGGTAAGTGTTATTTTACTTAACGCTTATGGAATTGTAAGGCTTACCACACTTTTAAATCATTTTTACAGTTTAAGCGCTACAATTAAAGCAGAAAAAAGTGAGGTTTGCATCAATGAAAGCACCTTAATTACTTTTGAAGCAATTGATGGGATACCTCCCTACACTTTTACTTATCAAATTAATGGAGGGGCAGAAACTGATATTCTTACTATTGGTGAAGCAAAAACAGTATCTTTAAATTTTGATGCAAAAAATACTGCTGGTGTTTTTGTTTACAAGTTGATAAAAATTACTGATAATAGTGGTGATGCACCAGTTGTTTTAGATGAACAAACCACCATAAACGTAAATGCCCCACCAGATGCTACTTTTACTATTACCAATGATAATTCTTGCAGTGGGGAAACTGTTGAATTTAATTCGAATGTATTAGAAAGTGACACTTTATCTTATTTATGGGATTTTGGTGATGGAAAGACATCAACACTTAAAAACCCAACAACTATTTATAATGACTTACTAGGCTGTGGTACTCGAAATTTCACTGTAAAATTAACTGTAACTGACGCTAATGGATGTATAAATACTACTTCACAAGTTGTTAGAGTGTTAGAAAGACCTGATATTAAGTTTAGAGACGAACTAACTAGAAGTGATATTTTTAGTAATTGCGATAATGCATCAGCATCAAGTTCAACTTATGAAATATCTGTAGAAAATATCTCTACAAGTAGCTGTTTAGATTCCTTTTTTATTGATTGGGGAGATGGAAACACAACAATATCAGCTAGTTTTCCGGCTAAACATACCTATTTAAACATAGGCGTTTATAAATTGAAAATTAAAGGATTAGGTTCTAATGGATGTGAAAATGAAGTTACTTATGAAGTAAAAAACGTAAGTAATCCTGCAGGTGGTTTGGCAAGTCCTGGAAATACGAGTAATTTATGTTTGGTAAATTCAGAACTAACCTTTCCAATTACAAATTATGAGTTAAATTCATTTGATACAACTTATACAATTGATTTTGGAGATGGAACACCAAAAGAGACATATACACAAGATGAAATACAAAATAATAATAAAATTACACACAAGTATTTAAAAGGAAGTTGTAATGAAGTAAATGGTGAATTTATAGCTACATTAGCAGTACAAAACGCTTGCGATACTACGACTTTTACAGTTGATAATATTGTTATTTTAGAATCATCTAAAGCTGAATTTTCTTCTATTGAAAAAACTTGTGTCAATACTAATATTATATTTCAAAATAATTCAATTTTAGGAGAAGAATCCGGATGTATTAAAAATGCTGATGTCACCTGGAATTTTGGAGATGGCACTATTAAAAAATTTTTTTCTGTAAATACAATTAATAACATACAACATTTATATACGGTTCCGGGTACGTATGATGTTACCTTATCTATCAATACTAAATGTGGTATTAGTTCTTTTACAAAAGAAATCTGTATAGAACCCGAAATTACTCCAAGTTTTGATGTAAACGCTCTTGAAGGATGTATTCCATTTCAATTAAACACTACCAATACTACAGATTTATCACAATTATGCAGTGCTCCGACTTATGACTGGACAATAAGTTATCAAGCAGCAAATTGTGAAACAGCTTCTGATTGGGAATTTATTGATAGTTCGGATAAAACCTCTGAAAACCCTAAATTCTTATTTAAAAAAGCAGGAATATATACCATAACAAGAAAAATTTCAACAGAATGTGGTGATAAATTTACCAGTAAAGTTATTACTGTAAAGAAACCTCCTATTACAACTATTAATCCAATTAGTGATTTTTGTGAAAATTCTAAAATAAATCCGACTGCAGTTATTGAGAATTGCACTCAAAACCCTGATGGAGTTATTTATAAATGGACTTTTCCTGGTGGAATACCTGCTAGCTCAACATCATTAAATCCTGGAGAGATTGTGTTTAACACTCCTGGAATTTATACTATTAGTCTAGAGGTTACTAATGAGTGTGGAGTTTCAAATACAGCAACTCAAACATTTGAAGTTTTTGAAACACCTACAATCAATAATACTGATTTAATTCAAGAAATTTGTTCAGGAGAAAATACAAACGAAATTATTTTCAACTCAAATAATCCTGAAACTGTTTATAGTTGGGTTGCAATTACTAATGGAAATATAGTTGGTTTTATACCAAATGGGAATACAAACTCAATACCATCACAAACCCTTATAAACGATGACAATGGAAATAATAAAGAGACAATAACCTATAGAGTAACACCTACTTTAAATTCATGCGTCGGTGATCCTGTAGATTTTGTTATAACTGTTTATCCAAATCCTATTATCTCTAAGCAACCACAATCATCTGAAGTCTGCTTAAATGGTATTGCCACTACTCTAGAAATAGATTACACTCGAAGAGCAGGAACGCCTGCTTATCAATGGTTTGTGAATACCACTAATGTTGCCTCTGGAGGAACAAGTATTGATGGTGCTACTGCTAGTAGCTATGACCCTCCAACAGATACTGTAGGAACTAACTATTATTATGTTGAGATTTCTTTTACCTCTGGGGGATGTGATAAAATAGTTTCTGATGTTGCTACTGTTACTGTTACTCCTCAATTAACTATCGATTCTGTTGCTACAAATCAATCTATTTGTGTAGGGGGAACTGCCGCTGAATTTGAAGTTACTTTTACAGGGGGAACTGGAACACCTTCGTATCAATGGTTTTCGAATACTATTAACTCAAATTCTGGCGGAACTGCCATTGCTGGGGCTACCAATGCTAAATATACTCCTGCCCCTTTCAACACAGATGGTAGTTTTTTCTATTATGCTACTGTTTCTTTAAGTGGTAATGGATGTACTAGTGCTAATAGCAATGTTTATCAAGTAAACGTCATCCCTGACGCAATCATTGATGCACAACCTTTGGCTTCGCAAGAATTGTGTCAAAATGCAATTCCTACTGATTTAAGTGTCGTTGCTAGTGGCGGAACTGCTTCTAATAAAACCTATCAATGGTATCGAAATAACACCAATTCAACCATTGGAGGTACTGCTATTGTGGGTGCAACCAATAGCTCATACACTCCCTCTTCTACAACCATTGGAACTCAATATTATTATGTGATTATTTCTCAATCGGATTCGGGTTGTAGTGTAACAAGTAGTGTTGCTACAGTGAAAATTAACGAAGCGCCCATTGTAACAACCCAACCTCAATCTTCGGAGGTTTGTTTGGATGGTGATGCTACTCTTTTGGAGGTGGTTTATGAAAAAGGCACAGGAACTCCTGCTTATCAATGGTTTGTTAATACTACTAATGTTGCCTCTGGAGGAACAAGTATTGATGGTGCTACTGCAAGTAGCTATGACCCTCCAACTGATACTGTGGGAACTAACTATTATTATGTTGAGATTTCTTTCGACTCTGGGGGATGTGATAAAATTGTTTCTGATGTTGCTACTGTTACTGTTACTCCTCAATTAACTATCGATTCTGTTGCTACAAATCAATCTATTTGTATAGGCGGAACTGCCGCTGAATTTGAAGTTACTTTTACAGGGGGAACTGGAACACCTTCATATCAATGGTTTTCGAATACTATTAACTCAAATTCTGGTGGAACTGCCATTGCTGGGGCTACCAATGCTAAATATACTCCTGCCCCTTTCAACACAGATGGTAGTTTTTTCTATTATGCTACTGTTTCTTTAAGTGGTAATGGATGTAATAGTGCTAATAGCAATGTTTATCAAGTAAACGTCATCCCTGACCCAATCATTGATGCACAACCTTTGGCTTCGCAAGAATTGTGTCAAAATGCAATTCCTGCTGATTTAAGTGTCGTTGCTAGTGGTGGAACTGCTTCTAATAAAACCTATCAATGGTATCGAAATAACACCAATTCAACCATTGGAGGTACTGCTATTGTGGGTGCAACCAATAGCTCATACACTCCCTCTTCTACAACCATTGGAACTCAATATTATTATGTGATTATTTCTCAATCGGATTCGGGTTGTAGTGTAACAAGTAGTGTTGCTACAGTGAAAATTAACGAAGCGCCCATTGTAACAACCCAACCTCAATCTTCGGAGGTTTGTTTGGATGGTGATGCTACTCTTTTGGAGGTGGTTTATGAAAAAGGCACAGGAACTCCTGCTTATCAATGGTTTGTTAATACTACTAATGTTGCCTCTGGAGGAACAAGTATTGATGGTGCTACTGCAAGTAGCTATGACCCTCCAACTGATACTGTGGGAACTAACTATTATTATGTTGAGATTTCTTTCGACTCTGGGGGATGTGATAAAATTGTTTCTGATGTTGCTACTGTTACTGTTACTCCTCAATTAACTATCGATTCTGTTGCTACAAATCAATCTATTTGTATAGGCGGAACTGCCGCTGAATTTGAAGTTACTTTTACAGGGGGAACTGGAACACCTTCATATCAATGGTTTTCGAATACTATTAACTCAAATTCTGGTGGAACTGCCATTGCTGGGGCTACCAATGCTAAATATACTCCTGCCCCTTTCAACACAGATGGTAGTTTTTTCTATTATGCTACTGTTTCTTTAAGTGGTAATGGATGTAATAGTGCTAATAGCAATGTTTATCAAGTAAACGTCATCCCTGACCCAATCATTGATGCACAACCTTTGGCTTCGCAAGAATTGTGTCAAAATGCAATTCCTGCTGATTTAAGTGTCGTTGCTAGTGGTGGAACTGCTTCTAATAAAACCTATCAATGGTATCGAAATAACACCAATTCAACCATTGGAGGTACTGCTATTGTGGGTGCAACCAATAGCTCATACACTCCCTCTTCTACAACCATTGGAACTCAATATTATTATGTGATTATTTCTCAATCGGATTCGGGTTGTAGTGTAACAAGTAGTGTTGCTACAGTGAAAATTAACGAAGCGCCCATTGTAACAACCCAACCTCAATCTTCGGAGGTTTGTTTGGATGGTGATGCTACTCTTTTGGAGGTGGTTTATGAAAAAGGCACAGGAACTCCTGCTTATCAATGGTTTGTTAATACTACTAATGTTGCCTCTGGAGGAACAAGTATTGATGGTGCTACTGCAAGTAGCTATGACCCTCCAACTGATACTGTGGGAACTAACTATTATTATGTTGAGATTTCTTTCGACTCTGGGGGATGTGATAAAATTGTTTCTGATGTTGCTACTGTTACTGTTACTCCTCAATTAACTATCGATTCTGTTGCTACAAATCAATCTATTTGTATAGGCGGAACTGCCGCTGAATTTGAAGTTACTTTTACAGGGGGAACTGGAACACCTTCATATCAATGGTTTTCGAATACTATTAACTCAAATTCTGGTGGAACTGCCATTGCTGGGGCTACCAATGCTAAATATACTCCTGCCCCTTTCAACACAGATGGTAGTTTTTTCTATTATGCTACTGTTTCTTTAAGTGGTAATGGATGTAATAGTGCTAATAGCAATGTTTATCAAGTAAACGTCATCCCTGACCCAATCATTGATGCACAACCTTTGGCTTCGCAAGAATTGTGTCAAAATGCAATTCCTGCTGATTTAAGTGTCGTTGCTAGTGGTGGAACTGCTTCTAATAAAACCTATCAATGGTATCGAAATAACACCAATTCAACCATTGGAGGTACTGCTATTGTGGGTGCAACCAATAGCTCATACACTCCCTCTTCTACAACCATTGGAACTCAATATTATTATGTGATTATTTCTCAATCGGATTCGGGTTGTAGTGTAACAAGTAGTGTTGCTACAGTGAAAATTAACGAAGCGCCCATTGTAACAACCCAACCTCAATCTTCGGAGGTTTGTTTGGGTGATAACGCTACAACACTTGAAGTTGCTTACCAAAACGGTGTTGGTATTGCAACTCATCAATGGTTCTTAAATTCAGTTAATTCTAACACTGGAGGAACTGCTATTATAGGAGCAACCAATACCTCATATATACCTCCAACAAATGCAATCGGAACAATCTACTATTATGTTGAAATCAATTTTACAGACGGTGGTTGCTCAAAAATAGTTTCTGATGTTGCTGCTGTAATTGTAAATCAAATTCCTGTGATTGCTAATGATAGTATAACTATTTACAGTAGTGAAACTTTTACTTATAATCCTTCAATACTCAATGGAAATATAGTTCCAAACAATACACAATATACTTGGATTGTAAGTTCTATAAATCCAGCAGGAAGTATTATTGGAAGTTCTAATGCAATTTCTGGCCAAAATATCATCAGTCAGACTTTAGAGAATACAGGCACAACTCCTGCAAGGGTAACTTATACTATTTCACCATTTACAGATAAGTGTAAAGGATCTGATTTTACACTTGAAGTAGTAGTAAATCCAACAATAACCCCTAATGAAGTGATAACAAATAATAGTTGCTTTAACTCTAATGATGCTTCTATCACTACCAATATTACAGGAGGAATTCCCTTTGAAACTGGGAAACCTTACCTGATTAATTGGACTGGACCTAATGGATTTTTATCAACAGACTCTAGTATATTTAATTTAGTGGCAGGAAGTTATACTTTACGAATTGAAGATAAGGAAGGTTATTTTATCACTCGAAATTTCACTATTACTCAACCAGATAATCTTATTATCAATACAGATTCCACCAAAAACATATCTTGTTTTCAAGGAAATGATGGATCAATTAAGGTTACTGTAACAGGCGGAACTACTCCATACACCTACAATTGGACTACTTTGAATGGTAGTGGTTTGGTACAAAATACAAATTCTCAAAATGGACTTACAGCTGGAAATTATACTTTAGAAGTTATTGATAAAAATAATTGCAGTACCACTTTAGATTTTGTCTTAACAGAACCTGATGGTCTTGAAATCAGTGCTCAAAATATTGAAAATGTGTTATGTTTTGGAGAAGCAACAGGAAGTATCTCTATCAATGTCATTGGAGGAACTCCTTTTGAAATTTCTACTGGTATTTTTGATTATCAATATGCTTGGACGGGTCCAAATGGATTTACAAGTTTTAATAAAAATATTGCAAATCTTATTGCAGGAAATTATTTAGTTAAAGTTACAGACCAACAAGGATGTGTTACCAATGCTACTTTTAGTGTAACTGAGGCTACTAAAATTGAACCAATAGTCACCAAAAATGATGTTTCTTGTTATGGAGAAACTGATGGAAGTATTGCCATTTCGGTTACAGGAGGCGTAGCTCCATATCAAATACAATGGAGCAACCTAGCCAATGGATTTTCTTTGAATAACCTTTCTGCAGGTACTTATATTGCAACTATTACAGATGCAAATAATTGCGAAAGTAAAGTGACTATTGATATTAATCAGCCCATATTTTTTATAGATCCTATTGTAACGCCTATTTCTTGTAATGGAGAAAAAGATGGAAGTATAAAATTAAATCTAACTGGTGGAATTGCTCCATTTACAGTATTGTGGGATGATGACCCATCTGCAGGAATTGAAAGAAATAATTTAGGCGCAGGAATCTATCGAGTTTTAATTAAAGATAGCGACCCAAAACAGTGCCCAATTGAACAAACTTTTATTTTTACAGAACCACCTGCTTTAGTTGTTTCAAGCACAGTTGTGGATGCTACTGAATGTGACGTTATAGATAGTGGTAGTATTGACTTAATAGTAGCTGGAGGAACAGCTCCTTATTTTTATAAATGGAGCAATGGACAAACGACAGCCAATGTTAGTAATTTAGCTGCGGGAAATTATGCTGTTGAAATCACAGACTCAAATGGTTGTAAAACTACAAGACAATTTTCTATTTTTAGACAAGAACCTTTGCAAATTGAATTTGAAACAATTCTTTTAACTAATTGCGAAACAAAAATAGTTAGTCAGCAAACGAAAGCTAAAGTTACCGGTGGTTTTTTACCATATACTTATACTTGGTCAGATGGCACTGTCTCTACTACTGATAATAGCATTATGACAACATCGCAAAATGGTTCTTATACACTTTTGATAACAGATAATCAAGGATGCACAATTCAAAAATCATTTGCAGTATCTGTGCCTAGTATAGGAACACCAGATTTTCAATTTAGTGCTTTTTCACAAAACACTTATAATTTTTTATCGGTTGAAGATCCTATTCAGTTTACAAATACATCAACAGGAAATTTTACCAAAGTTATTTGGGATTTTGGTGATGGAAAGCCAACGTCAAACGAAGAGAATCCAATTTATACTTATGATAATACGGGCGAATTTACGGTGAGATTGACTGTTGAATATGAAGCAGGATGTACTTATTTTATTGAAAGGATTTTGAAAATTACCCTTGGATATACATTAATTAATCCGAATGCATTTACACCAAATGGAGATGGTTTTAATGAAACCATACGTCCTTCATTTTTAGGATTTTCATCCATTGAGATGAGTATTTTTGATATTTGGGGAACACTTGTTTATACAGAAAAAGGAACGACCACTCTTAATGGTTGGGACGGAAATGTAAAAGGCAAACCCGCAGAAAATGGAAACTATGTTATGATTGTAAAAGGAACAACCTTTTATGGAAAAGAAATCTCAGCGAATACTTCAATCACCTTAATTAAATAA